A section of the Lujinxingia litoralis genome encodes:
- a CDS encoding methyl-accepting chemotaxis protein produces the protein MLLWKQIGLYIALLTLVGVGMLAFNGLYIAATLMLITGALAFGVTRRALASLSEITALIESVAEGNLRASRLEIDAGGELQRLASGTNRMLEQLNSLSRQADELAAGRIGVIELESQILRSGRLADADLPTQRGSGKLGESFTSLSNQMRRLTIQARVISQDNLHSPLLDERIPGELGDAFWAMVKNLRQLADRAHHIAEGDLTSSTAEGQGDLNSAFNQMVNSLNELVRDIVSTALHVSTAAEEILVVLRDQELAASHQASGVEETQRTMETLLSSARKIAESAQTVFKSAEKTQANNRTVGERIGELKSHTVRITEILEVIKAIADRSDLLALNASLEGMRAGEAGKGFTLVAAEMRRLAENIKESVSDIKLLVSDIRESSLASVMATEEGSRLSERTTETSLKISLITQQQQSGTEQVTQSMDELSHLINQGVAGTRQVTTAARELHRASEGLRHIVEKFRVHQDEAESARAAATIRRKASGTVPGRVTSPVSALERPTDPAPPAVVDRSLEFPVADRSTEFETARPRRRPGRNQHVTPVGFNGNLIADLGAPRRPATDATSSAEPPTVEFSAALAEDDALLQDLLQAREQAAHPQDDAAQNAPADASSERPASDVSREFDSIARQIAGDQESEPS, from the coding sequence ATGCTTCTGTGGAAACAAATCGGCCTCTACATCGCTCTGCTCACCCTGGTCGGGGTGGGCATGCTGGCCTTCAACGGCCTCTACATCGCGGCGACGTTGATGCTGATCACCGGCGCGCTGGCCTTTGGCGTGACCCGACGCGCGCTCGCCAGCCTGAGCGAGATCACCGCGCTCATCGAGTCGGTCGCCGAGGGCAACCTGCGGGCCTCTCGCCTGGAGATCGACGCCGGTGGCGAGCTCCAGCGCCTGGCCTCCGGCACCAACCGGATGCTCGAACAGCTCAATTCGCTCTCGCGTCAGGCCGATGAACTCGCCGCCGGGCGCATCGGTGTGATCGAGCTCGAATCCCAGATCCTGCGCTCGGGCCGCCTGGCCGACGCCGATCTCCCCACCCAACGGGGCTCGGGCAAACTCGGCGAGAGCTTCACCAGCCTGAGCAACCAGATGCGCCGGCTCACCATTCAGGCCCGTGTCATCAGCCAGGATAACCTGCACTCCCCGCTCCTCGACGAGCGCATCCCCGGGGAACTCGGCGACGCCTTCTGGGCCATGGTCAAGAACCTGCGCCAGCTCGCCGACCGCGCCCATCACATCGCCGAGGGCGACCTGACCTCCTCGACCGCCGAGGGCCAGGGCGACCTCAACTCGGCCTTTAACCAGATGGTGAACAGCCTCAATGAGCTGGTGCGCGACATCGTCTCCACCGCGCTGCACGTCTCCACCGCTGCCGAAGAGATCCTGGTGGTGCTGCGCGACCAGGAGCTCGCCGCCTCACACCAGGCCTCCGGCGTCGAAGAGACCCAGCGCACCATGGAGACGCTGCTCTCCTCGGCGAGAAAGATCGCCGAGAGCGCCCAGACCGTCTTCAAATCGGCCGAAAAGACTCAGGCCAACAACCGCACGGTGGGCGAACGCATCGGGGAGCTCAAATCGCATACCGTGCGCATCACCGAGATTCTGGAGGTCATCAAGGCCATCGCCGACCGCTCCGACCTGCTCGCGCTCAACGCCAGCCTGGAAGGCATGCGCGCCGGCGAAGCCGGCAAGGGCTTTACCCTGGTCGCCGCCGAGATGCGCCGCCTGGCCGAAAACATCAAAGAGTCGGTCAGCGACATCAAACTCCTGGTCAGCGACATCCGCGAATCCTCGCTGGCCAGCGTCATGGCCACCGAAGAGGGCTCCCGGCTCTCGGAGCGCACCACCGAGACCTCACTGAAGATCTCTCTGATCACCCAGCAGCAGCAGTCGGGCACCGAGCAGGTCACCCAGTCGATGGACGAGCTCTCTCACCTGATCAACCAGGGCGTCGCCGGCACTCGCCAGGTGACCACGGCCGCCCGCGAGCTGCACCGGGCCTCGGAGGGGTTGCGCCACATCGTCGAGAAGTTCCGGGTCCACCAGGACGAGGCCGAGAGCGCGCGCGCCGCGGCAACCATCCGGCGCAAGGCCTCGGGCACCGTCCCGGGCCGGGTCACCTCACCAGTGAGCGCGCTGGAGCGCCCCACAGACCCCGCGCCCCCGGCGGTGGTCGACCGCTCTCTTGAGTTCCCGGTAGCCGACCGCTCCACCGAATTTGAGACGGCCCGCCCCCGGCGCCGCCCCGGGCGCAACCAACACGTCACCCCGGTGGGCTTCAACGGCAACCTGATCGCCGACCTCGGCGCGCCTCGCCGCCCCGCCACCGACGCCACCTCCTCGGCGGAGCCCCCGACCGTGGAGTTCTCCGCGGCCCTGGCCGAAGACGACGCCCTGCTCCAGGACCTGCTCCAGGCCCGGGAGCAGGCCGCCCACCCGCAGGACGACGCGGCCCAGAATGCGCCCGCCGACGCCAGCTCCGAGCGCCCGGCCAGCGATGTCTCCCGGGAGTTCGACAGCATCGCTCGCCAGATCGCCGGTGATCAGGAGTCGGAGCCCTCATGA
- a CDS encoding hybrid sensor histidine kinase/response regulator, which produces MSFGALIEKFRSVALERLERMNAVLVALERAPEDPDAVEELLREIHTLKGEAKMMGFADVNLVAHQTEHLLLDDPTGAAITAPVRVELIFEGLDLMRALMTKSAGNATQRLDLSGFVDRVGVLREGGGPPPTASPEPVAPEALEVDSSPTPEPAVAAPPRAASAAPAPATAAPVATSQPSQPTRTRIGAGDDRELESGALRIQTTANLRVDVEKLERLGELAGEALLMSRRLGYRLGELHAIRQDLRVMLSQLEGQLPKSHTLALRNLNHRLDACETALREESYQVNVRASQIDDQTRYMRHVPLAQVLSHYPRAVRDLAQSQGKRVRLIDTFGHVEVDRAILSALSEPLLHLVRNAVDHGLETPEERARAGKEPEAEIELSAEYVGDSIRVVLSDDGRGIDPAFIRTRAIERGLLTPDAAERLSDQEAIALIFENGFSTRDSVNDVSGRGIGMDVVRRQISKIGGFIEIESEVGRGTTFTLHLPVTTAVNSVLVFTLGERSFALTAKDVERVIDVKRQELRRVHGAICVPVGERLIPLLDWTSALGLAERGQPPERFSVLLVRKGARRVAVWIDRVLGEREAISRPLGDFLAGVRLCRGVALTDSGDVVPLLNVVDLMERSEHDSRFDLEKPRRERSFTAVQGTRALDIRTILVVEDSEVTRALVSSILRTEGYRVLEADDGHYGLEMLGRHRVDLVLSDVQMPTMDGLELLRRIRASEEFARLPVVILTTLGEPADKERAMRLGANGYLVKLDFQEKTLLETVRRFL; this is translated from the coding sequence ATGAGCTTTGGCGCGCTGATTGAAAAGTTTCGCTCGGTGGCCCTGGAGCGCCTGGAGCGGATGAACGCGGTCCTGGTCGCCCTGGAGCGCGCTCCCGAGGACCCCGACGCCGTCGAGGAGCTCCTGAGGGAGATCCACACTCTCAAAGGCGAAGCCAAAATGATGGGCTTTGCCGACGTGAATCTGGTCGCCCACCAGACCGAGCACCTCTTGCTCGACGACCCCACCGGCGCAGCGATCACCGCCCCGGTGCGGGTGGAGCTAATCTTTGAGGGGCTCGATCTGATGCGCGCGCTGATGACCAAATCAGCCGGTAACGCCACCCAGCGCCTGGACCTCTCGGGCTTTGTCGACCGCGTCGGTGTCCTGCGCGAAGGAGGCGGCCCCCCCCCGACCGCTTCTCCCGAGCCGGTGGCTCCCGAAGCTCTTGAGGTGGATTCCTCCCCGACGCCCGAGCCCGCCGTCGCCGCTCCACCGCGCGCCGCGAGCGCCGCGCCCGCGCCCGCCACTGCGGCGCCCGTGGCGACCTCCCAACCCTCGCAGCCCACCCGCACGCGCATCGGCGCCGGCGACGATCGCGAGCTGGAGTCGGGCGCCTTGCGCATCCAGACCACCGCCAACCTGCGGGTCGACGTTGAGAAACTCGAGCGCCTGGGAGAACTCGCCGGCGAAGCGCTCCTGATGAGCCGACGCCTGGGCTACCGCCTCGGCGAGCTCCACGCCATCCGCCAGGACCTCCGGGTGATGCTCTCGCAGCTGGAGGGGCAGCTTCCCAAGAGCCACACCCTGGCGCTGCGCAACCTCAACCACCGTCTCGATGCCTGCGAAACCGCCCTGCGCGAAGAGAGCTACCAGGTCAACGTGCGCGCCTCCCAGATCGACGACCAGACCCGCTACATGCGCCACGTGCCCCTGGCCCAGGTCCTGAGTCACTACCCGCGCGCGGTCCGCGATCTGGCCCAGTCTCAGGGCAAACGCGTGCGCCTCATCGACACCTTTGGACATGTCGAAGTCGACCGCGCCATCCTCTCCGCCCTCTCCGAACCCCTGCTCCACCTGGTCCGCAACGCGGTGGACCACGGCCTGGAAACCCCCGAAGAACGCGCCCGCGCCGGCAAAGAACCCGAGGCCGAGATCGAACTGAGCGCCGAGTACGTCGGCGACTCCATCCGCGTGGTCCTCTCCGACGACGGCCGCGGCATCGATCCGGCCTTCATCCGCACCCGGGCTATCGAACGTGGCCTGCTTACTCCCGACGCCGCCGAGCGCCTCTCCGACCAGGAGGCCATCGCGCTGATCTTCGAAAACGGCTTCTCCACCCGCGACTCCGTCAACGATGTCAGCGGCCGCGGCATCGGCATGGACGTGGTCCGACGCCAGATCTCCAAGATCGGCGGGTTCATCGAGATCGAGAGCGAAGTCGGCCGCGGCACCACCTTCACGCTGCACCTCCCGGTGACCACCGCGGTCAACTCCGTGCTGGTCTTCACCCTTGGCGAGCGCTCTTTCGCGCTGACGGCCAAGGATGTCGAGCGCGTCATCGACGTCAAGCGCCAGGAGCTGCGCCGGGTCCACGGCGCGATCTGCGTCCCGGTCGGCGAACGCCTCATCCCCCTCCTCGACTGGACCTCGGCACTCGGGCTGGCCGAACGCGGCCAGCCCCCGGAGCGCTTCAGCGTGCTCCTGGTACGCAAGGGCGCCCGCCGCGTCGCCGTCTGGATTGACCGGGTCCTGGGCGAACGCGAGGCCATCAGCCGCCCGCTGGGCGACTTTCTGGCCGGGGTACGCCTGTGCCGGGGCGTCGCGCTGACCGACTCCGGCGATGTGGTGCCGCTGCTCAACGTCGTCGACCTGATGGAGCGCAGCGAACACGACTCGCGCTTCGATCTCGAAAAGCCGCGCCGCGAACGCTCCTTCACCGCCGTGCAGGGCACCCGGGCGCTGGATATCCGCACCATCCTGGTGGTCGAAGACAGCGAGGTTACCCGCGCGCTCGTCTCCTCGATTCTGCGCACCGAAGGCTACCGGGTGTTGGAGGCCGACGACGGCCATTACGGCCTGGAGATGCTGGGCCGCCACCGGGTGGACCTGGTCCTCTCCGACGTGCAGATGCCCACCATGGACGGCCTGGAACTCTTGCGGCGCATTCGCGCCTCCGAGGAGTTTGCTCGCCTCCCGGTGGTGATCCTCACCACCCTGGGCGAACCGGCCGATAAGGAGCGGGCGATGCGCCTGGGCGCCAATGGCTACCTGGTCAAACTCGACTTCCAGGAGAAAACCCTCCTGGAAACGGTGCGCCGCTTCCTCTAG
- a CDS encoding carboxypeptidase regulatory-like domain-containing protein: MTSTSPKKRRLAGIVLVLGALVLGALMLRALGPDAEQAPPRAQTERAALRGRVLTDEGRPLAGATVEAGTQRATSDAQGRFALARQRADATTLDLTHPKYVRGGVGTLGAVPLAAHEQSAELELVMHRPARLAGRVTLEGQPVVGADIGLVYTGARGLRGEELPPHTLSNLTQTNSRGHFELPRVAAGDLTISVETALTDFPYAESRALTLSPGESVTDLQIELRPITGLRGGVRTDQGDPLVAELTLVGPGGSRQGRSLSDGSFRFEGLEPGAYTLSASARGHFPDTVGPFDVEARAMADQEVVLERGQGLFGRVLNPEGQPQSGFVIATSARDSRRLHADRNGVFMWPDAPDETFTLRATASQYTASFEQRARPGQAVVLKLRPGGEITGTVLGPRGRPLTSYTIAIAEMEVPPPHPFNARNIAPVEVNDAAGRFTIGPLAPGFYALQASAPGLASATSELLEVRIGRTTPRVNLQLFEGASIAGVVRDAITDAPVPSAELVLLESSNVLAPRSTIANPSGRFALAELPPGRITLRVRAHGYATELVAGLELESGEHLIHDIVLPPSDESEPALGFYGIGASLHRERRHIVISSVMPGSSAEEAGLMPGDRITSVDGKSTQRLSLNRVIELIRGQEGTPITLGISRLGEGDFVVGISRQRVQVLH, translated from the coding sequence ATGACATCAACCTCACCGAAAAAGCGGCGCCTGGCAGGCATCGTGCTGGTCCTGGGGGCGCTGGTCCTGGGCGCGCTTATGCTGCGCGCGCTCGGGCCCGACGCCGAGCAGGCACCGCCACGCGCCCAGACCGAGCGCGCCGCGCTGCGCGGGCGCGTGCTCACCGACGAGGGGCGCCCCCTGGCCGGGGCGACCGTGGAGGCCGGCACGCAGCGGGCGACGAGCGATGCGCAGGGGCGCTTTGCGCTGGCTCGCCAGCGTGCCGACGCCACGACCCTGGACCTGACCCACCCGAAGTATGTGCGGGGCGGCGTCGGCACGCTGGGGGCCGTGCCGCTGGCCGCACACGAGCAGAGCGCGGAGCTGGAGCTCGTGATGCACCGCCCGGCCCGGCTGGCCGGCCGCGTCACCCTGGAGGGACAACCGGTGGTCGGCGCCGACATCGGGCTGGTCTACACCGGGGCCCGCGGGCTCCGCGGCGAGGAGCTGCCGCCGCATACACTCTCCAACCTGACGCAAACCAATTCCCGGGGGCACTTTGAGCTCCCCCGGGTGGCCGCCGGGGATCTCACGATCAGCGTGGAGACCGCGCTGACCGACTTCCCTTATGCCGAGAGCCGCGCGCTCACCCTGAGCCCTGGCGAATCGGTGACCGACCTGCAGATCGAGCTCCGCCCGATCACCGGCCTCCGCGGAGGGGTGCGCACCGACCAGGGCGATCCCCTGGTGGCCGAGCTCACCCTTGTGGGCCCCGGAGGCTCCCGGCAGGGGCGCTCCCTGAGCGACGGGAGCTTTCGCTTCGAGGGGCTAGAGCCCGGGGCGTACACGCTCAGCGCCTCGGCCCGGGGACACTTCCCCGACACGGTGGGCCCCTTCGATGTGGAGGCCCGCGCGATGGCCGACCAGGAGGTAGTGCTGGAGCGCGGTCAGGGCCTCTTCGGGCGCGTGCTCAACCCCGAGGGCCAGCCGCAGAGCGGGTTTGTGATCGCGACCTCCGCCCGGGACTCCCGGCGCCTGCACGCTGACCGCAACGGCGTCTTCATGTGGCCCGATGCTCCCGACGAGACCTTTACCCTGCGGGCGACCGCCAGCCAGTACACCGCCTCCTTTGAGCAGCGCGCGCGCCCGGGCCAGGCCGTCGTCCTAAAGCTGCGCCCCGGCGGAGAGATCACCGGCACGGTTTTGGGCCCGCGGGGCCGCCCCTTAACCTCGTACACCATCGCCATCGCCGAGATGGAGGTGCCCCCGCCCCACCCCTTCAACGCCCGGAACATCGCGCCGGTGGAGGTCAACGACGCCGCGGGACGCTTCACCATCGGCCCCCTGGCCCCGGGGTTCTACGCGCTTCAGGCCTCGGCCCCGGGGCTGGCCTCGGCCACCTCCGAGCTGCTGGAGGTCCGCATCGGACGCACCACGCCCCGGGTGAACCTCCAGCTCTTCGAGGGCGCCTCCATCGCCGGCGTGGTGCGCGACGCCATCACCGATGCGCCGGTGCCCTCGGCCGAGCTGGTGCTTCTGGAGAGCTCCAACGTTTTGGCCCCCCGCTCCACAATCGCCAACCCCTCGGGGCGCTTCGCGCTGGCGGAGCTTCCCCCGGGCCGCATCACGCTGCGCGTGCGAGCCCACGGCTACGCCACCGAGCTGGTGGCCGGCCTGGAGCTGGAGAGCGGGGAGCACCTCATCCACGACATCGTGCTCCCCCCCTCCGATGAATCGGAGCCGGCGCTGGGCTTCTACGGCATCGGCGCCAGCCTGCACCGCGAGCGACGCCACATCGTCATCAGCAGCGTCATGCCCGGATCCTCGGCCGAGGAGGCCGGGCTGATGCCCGGCGACCGCATCACCTCGGTCGACGGGAAGTCCACCCAGCGCCTGAGCCTCAACCGGGTCATCGAGCTTATCCGCGGACAGGAGGGCACCCCGATCACCCTGGGCATCAGCCGCCTGGGTGAAGGTGACTTTGTGGTGGGCATCTCCCGCCAGCGTGTGCAAGTACTGCACTGA
- a CDS encoding chemotaxis protein CheW, with protein sequence MAHDDTFNPADFSDLVEQADALDPFGWNDLQDQAVEEVATVPVVCFRCGEDNFAIDGQSVREIVGQLETTPLPGAPAHIRGIAVLRRQVVGVLDLSAFLESLSPSSHLIATNRRTLIVDTPHYTVGIDVDEVTGLDEWPEHLLREDALPTTVKGATRRYALGIHPLGEELCVLLDIERLLDDAAVR encoded by the coding sequence ATGGCACACGACGACACCTTCAACCCCGCCGATTTCTCCGACCTGGTCGAGCAGGCAGACGCCCTCGATCCCTTCGGCTGGAACGATCTCCAGGACCAGGCCGTCGAGGAGGTGGCCACCGTGCCGGTGGTCTGCTTCCGCTGCGGCGAAGACAACTTCGCGATCGACGGCCAATCGGTACGCGAGATCGTCGGCCAGCTGGAGACCACGCCGCTACCCGGTGCGCCGGCGCATATTCGCGGCATCGCCGTGCTCCGCCGCCAGGTGGTGGGCGTGCTCGATCTGAGTGCCTTTCTGGAGTCGCTGTCGCCCTCCTCGCACCTGATCGCCACCAACCGCCGCACCCTGATCGTGGACACCCCGCATTACACCGTAGGCATCGACGTCGATGAGGTCACCGGCCTTGATGAGTGGCCCGAACACCTGCTGCGCGAAGACGCGCTGCCGACCACCGTCAAAGGAGCCACCCGGCGTTATGCCCTCGGCATCCATCCCCTGGGCGAGGAACTCTGTGTGCTCCTCGACATCGAGCGCCTCCTCGACGACGCCGCGGTCCGATGA
- the secA gene encoding preprotein translocase subunit SecA — protein MKKLLTSLFGSANERYIKEARARVAQINNLESKYAAMGEDELKGQTGVLRQRLDQGASLDELLFDSFAVTREAGKRALGMRHYDVQMIGSMVMHEGKIAEMKTGEGKTLVATLALYLNALEGKGAHLITVNDYLAQRDAAWMGKLYSYMGMSVGTIVSDMSDAARKRAYAADITYGTNNEFGFDYLRDNMKFRLEDYVQRPLRFAIVDEVDSILIDEARTPLIISGKANMSTEMYFEINKIVPYLKRDEDYLVDEEHRSASLTDSGVEKVEARLGIDNLYDPVHIETVHHVNKALQAHTLYKKGEQYIVEDGEVKIVDEFTGRKMEGRRWSDGLHQAVEAKEGVEIKDENQTLATVTFQNYFRMYDKLSGMTGTAETEAEEFHEIYGLECVVIPTNRPIQRLDQEDVIYRSYREKFNAIVEQIVECNKRDQPVLVGTTSVEKSEALAQVLKRKGIKHEVLNAKYHEREAEIVAQAGRKGRVTIATNMAGRGTDILLGGNPEAMADDLVGEPDVPEFTPENEREQFFTPEYKETLARFKEQCAKEKQEVLDNGGLFIIGTERHESRRIDNQLRGRAGRQGDPGESRFFLSLDDDLLRLFGADRIAKIMDTLKMEEGVPIEHRMVTRSIENAQKKVEGRNFDIRKNVLEYDDVMDTQRKTIYTMRRNVLQGHDEDGRGLLPMTLDLFEEVALATIETYASRQVRHDDWDLEGLSMALEQVFNMEIDFSDITGRDAIEARVWSRIEAMIGTKEAMLDEIANRVNERREQLRQEQAADTSTEDEDKVSGRQLFEEQIQNRYLRAIDRYWRQHLQAMEQLRDGIGMRGYAQKDPKQEYKKEGFNLFVELMMNIKTNVVEFVSKFEVEQPESLQPRQAPAAQVPSKIVFNRPGVSGEAAAQEARPKPELPQVGRNDPCPCGSGKKYKSCCMRKEAAAS, from the coding sequence ATGAAGAAGCTACTCACAAGTCTATTCGGGTCGGCCAACGAGCGTTACATCAAAGAGGCTCGTGCCAGGGTCGCGCAGATCAACAACCTGGAGTCGAAGTACGCGGCGATGGGTGAAGATGAGCTCAAGGGCCAGACCGGCGTGTTGCGCCAGCGTCTGGACCAGGGGGCCTCGCTCGATGAGCTGCTCTTCGACTCCTTTGCCGTGACCCGCGAGGCCGGTAAGCGCGCCCTGGGCATGCGCCACTACGATGTGCAGATGATCGGCTCGATGGTCATGCACGAGGGCAAGATCGCCGAGATGAAGACCGGTGAGGGTAAGACCCTGGTCGCCACGCTTGCGCTCTACCTCAACGCGCTCGAGGGCAAGGGTGCTCACCTGATCACGGTCAACGATTACCTGGCCCAGCGTGACGCGGCCTGGATGGGCAAGCTCTACAGCTACATGGGCATGAGCGTGGGCACGATCGTCAGCGATATGAGCGACGCGGCCCGCAAACGAGCCTACGCGGCCGACATCACCTACGGCACCAACAACGAGTTTGGGTTCGACTACCTGCGCGACAACATGAAGTTCCGCCTGGAGGATTACGTCCAGCGCCCGCTTCGCTTCGCGATCGTGGATGAGGTCGACTCCATTCTTATCGATGAGGCCCGTACCCCGCTGATCATCAGTGGGAAGGCCAACATGTCGACCGAGATGTACTTTGAGATCAACAAGATCGTGCCCTACCTCAAGCGCGACGAGGATTACCTGGTCGATGAGGAGCACCGCTCGGCCTCGCTGACCGACAGCGGGGTGGAGAAGGTCGAGGCGCGTCTGGGGATCGATAACCTCTACGATCCGGTGCACATTGAGACGGTGCACCACGTCAACAAGGCGCTCCAGGCGCACACCCTTTATAAGAAGGGCGAGCAGTACATCGTCGAGGATGGCGAGGTGAAGATCGTCGACGAGTTCACGGGTCGTAAGATGGAGGGGCGGCGTTGGTCGGATGGTCTCCACCAGGCGGTGGAGGCCAAGGAAGGCGTGGAGATCAAGGACGAGAACCAGACGCTCGCCACGGTCACCTTCCAGAACTACTTCCGCATGTACGACAAGCTCTCGGGCATGACCGGTACCGCCGAGACCGAGGCCGAGGAGTTCCACGAGATCTACGGTCTGGAGTGCGTGGTCATCCCCACCAACCGGCCGATCCAGCGTCTGGATCAGGAAGACGTGATCTACCGCAGCTACCGCGAGAAGTTTAACGCGATCGTCGAGCAGATCGTCGAGTGCAACAAGCGCGACCAGCCGGTGCTGGTGGGGACGACCTCGGTCGAGAAGAGTGAGGCGCTGGCTCAGGTACTCAAGCGCAAGGGCATCAAGCACGAGGTTCTCAACGCCAAGTATCACGAGCGCGAAGCCGAGATCGTGGCGCAGGCCGGTCGCAAGGGTCGGGTGACGATCGCCACCAACATGGCCGGTCGCGGTACCGACATTCTGTTGGGGGGCAACCCGGAGGCCATGGCCGACGATCTGGTCGGGGAGCCGGATGTGCCGGAGTTCACGCCGGAGAACGAGCGCGAGCAGTTCTTCACCCCGGAGTACAAGGAGACGCTGGCCCGCTTCAAAGAGCAGTGCGCCAAGGAGAAGCAGGAGGTCCTGGACAACGGGGGCCTCTTCATCATCGGGACCGAGCGTCACGAATCGCGGCGCATCGACAACCAGCTCCGCGGTCGCGCCGGCCGCCAGGGCGACCCGGGGGAGAGCCGCTTCTTCCTCTCGCTGGACGACGACCTCTTGCGTCTCTTCGGTGCCGATCGCATCGCCAAGATCATGGACACGCTCAAGATGGAAGAGGGCGTGCCGATTGAGCACCGCATGGTCACGCGCAGCATCGAGAACGCCCAGAAGAAGGTCGAGGGGCGTAACTTCGATATCCGCAAGAACGTGCTGGAGTACGACGACGTCATGGATACCCAGCGCAAGACCATCTACACGATGCGTCGCAACGTGCTGCAGGGCCACGACGAAGACGGGCGCGGGCTGCTGCCGATGACGCTGGATCTTTTTGAAGAGGTGGCGCTGGCGACGATCGAGACCTACGCCTCGCGTCAGGTGCGTCATGACGACTGGGATCTGGAGGGGCTCTCCATGGCGCTGGAGCAGGTCTTCAATATGGAGATCGACTTCAGCGACATCACCGGTCGCGACGCCATTGAGGCCCGGGTGTGGTCGCGCATCGAAGCGATGATTGGCACCAAGGAGGCGATGCTCGATGAGATCGCCAACCGGGTCAACGAGCGCCGCGAGCAGCTGCGTCAGGAGCAGGCTGCCGACACCTCGACGGAAGATGAGGACAAGGTCAGTGGTCGTCAGCTCTTTGAGGAGCAGATTCAGAACCGTTACCTGCGTGCCATCGACCGTTACTGGCGTCAGCACCTACAGGCCATGGAGCAGCTGCGCGATGGGATTGGCATGCGCGGCTACGCCCAGAAGGATCCCAAGCAGGAGTACAAGAAAGAGGGTTTCAACCTCTTTGTGGAGCTGATGATGAACATCAAGACGAACGTGGTGGAGTTCGTCTCGAAGTTCGAGGTGGAGCAGCCCGAGTCGCTGCAGCCTCGCCAGGCTCCGGCGGCCCAGGTGCCGAGCAAGATCGTGTTTAACCGCCCCGGGGTCAGCGGGGAGGCCGCCGCCCAGGAAGCCCGGCCCAAGCCGGAGCTTCCGCAGGTGGGACGAAACGATCCCTGTCCCTGCGGCAGCGGCAAGAAGTACAAGTCGTGCTGCATGCGCAAAGAGGCCGCCGCCAGCTAA
- a CDS encoding site-2 protease family protein, which yields MAMLVVFPAFTGGSVVAGLMWALAVTISLLVHEFGHALVAQRYGLGPSVLLHGFGGLCTMEREADTDGQDARVVFAGPAAGLLFGGLVYLVTLLAPTLVYSSGVMVTFVIALLYVNIVWSLVNLLVPMWPLDGGQLFHLLLRRFKDEEYARRTTLTVSIFVAIPAAIVAFLMFRSLLIGFFAVMVVMNCMTMLQNGQSLVGRRSTRSQSRASDFHQELLVEAEAALADEDWREAYRLCHQMRASGTMPQKMLDRVWGILGVSATEMGEWDEALGYLERAPRSPEAERAAARCRDALRMQSA from the coding sequence ATGGCGATGCTTGTCGTCTTCCCGGCGTTCACCGGGGGCTCGGTGGTGGCGGGGCTGATGTGGGCGCTGGCGGTGACGATTTCGCTGCTGGTTCACGAGTTCGGTCACGCGTTGGTGGCGCAGCGCTACGGCCTGGGGCCCTCGGTGCTGCTGCACGGTTTTGGCGGGCTCTGCACGATGGAGCGGGAGGCCGACACCGACGGGCAGGACGCCAGAGTGGTGTTCGCCGGACCGGCCGCCGGCCTGCTCTTTGGGGGCCTGGTTTACCTGGTGACGCTCCTGGCCCCGACGCTGGTCTACAGCTCGGGGGTGATGGTGACCTTTGTCATCGCGCTGCTCTACGTGAACATCGTCTGGAGCCTGGTGAACCTGCTCGTGCCGATGTGGCCTCTCGACGGCGGGCAGCTCTTTCATCTGCTGCTTCGGCGCTTTAAAGACGAGGAGTACGCGCGGCGGACGACGCTGACGGTGAGCATTTTTGTGGCGATCCCGGCGGCGATCGTGGCCTTTTTGATGTTCCGGAGCCTGCTGATCGGGTTTTTCGCGGTGATGGTGGTGATGAACTGCATGACCATGCTGCAGAACGGTCAGTCGCTGGTGGGACGACGCAGCACGCGTAGCCAGTCCCGGGCCTCGGACTTTCATCAGGAGCTGCTGGTCGAGGCCGAGGCCGCCCTGGCCGATGAGGACTGGCGAGAGGCCTACCGCCTCTGCCACCAGATGCGGGCCTCGGGGACGATGCCCCAGAAGATGCTCGATCGGGTGTGGGGCATTCTGGGCGTCAGCGCTACCGAGATGGGGGAATGGGACGAGGCGCTGGGGTATCTGGAGCGTGCGCCGCGCTCTCCGGAGGCCGAGCGCGCGGCGGCGCGTTGTCGCGACGCATTGCGGATGCAGAGCGCCTGA
- the folB gene encoding dihydroneopterin aldolase — translation MRVFARGIAFDGKHGVYEEERRDGRHFEVDLEVELRDEMAADSDALAQTLDYRRLAEIVVEVARGPSRHLVEKLAGEIVRLTLERHPQVEEATVEVRKIAPDVVGSPRWVGVRLSRRRER, via the coding sequence ATGCGAGTGTTCGCGCGCGGCATCGCGTTTGACGGCAAACACGGGGTCTACGAGGAGGAGCGCCGCGATGGCCGGCACTTCGAGGTCGATCTGGAGGTCGAGCTACGCGATGAGATGGCCGCCGACTCCGATGCGCTGGCGCAGACGCTGGACTACCGCCGCCTGGCCGAGATCGTGGTCGAGGTGGCCCGGGGGCCCAGCCGCCATCTGGTCGAGAAGTTGGCTGGCGAGATCGTGCGTTTGACGCTGGAGCGCCACCCGCAGGTGGAGGAGGCCACGGTGGAGGTGCGGAAGATCGCCCCGGATGTGGTGGGTTCTCCCCGGTGGGTCGGCGTGCGTCTATCTCGGCGGCGCGAGCGCTGA